A region from the Aegilops tauschii subsp. strangulata cultivar AL8/78 chromosome 5, Aet v6.0, whole genome shotgun sequence genome encodes:
- the LOC109757640 gene encoding uncharacterized protein, protein MASGCAKRKHGGEARCRCRCRHVHVHYHLPPRRRVSLLRWLPRPRLSLLSYLLIPPVLCFALLAFVVSFLWFTLLYFVASLLSKDGNLESVKNGGIGPASDVEDSGQEGNSEAKGKAVRHAAEHLTGDSATAQVSFRRLEIQEVRADGFSQISRRNDNKLVEDVNIFETSSAKADSEEFSGWRQVQDVPVGWFVDEHNIRVDSSSTPGDLFPSLYSTDSAEIHDLPDLDELRGMSSDFLAESKQNMLVPSNTSFHHHSISDGHGEEYCNDRKELSARGTYEIIDFIDKHETRDQTPDGSFVEDEETGQFESSDEGSTQEKDANSVLELVVDSIATLEDFREKQEVQMVPEVLITEANAEQSVGASNEGQDSSSEKEASMVSLHSVCEDAASSDASSHHYLVYEDDKQEEVTEHSTAEAPDPASAVVCNIFENRQTPRREASDGFENDDEAREVASQESLGDQADEINDDSASEGTHCGVPLLRRSPSQWWNLCGVVDVFAGSED, encoded by the exons ATGGCTTCGGGCTGCGCCAAGAGGAAGCATGGAGGGGAGGCGAGGTGCCGGTGCAGATGCCGTCATGTCCACGTTCACTACCACCTGCCACCGCGCAGGCGGGTCTCGCTCCTCCGGTGGTTGCCTCGCCCTCGCCTCTCGCTGCTCTCCTACCTGCTGATTCCTCCCGTGCTCTGCTTCGCGCTGCTTGCCTTTGTGGTGTCGTTTCTCTGGTTCACCTTGCTCTATTTCGTCGCCTCGCTCTTGAGCAAGGATGGCAATCTCGAATCCGTCAAGAATGGCGGCATCGGCCCTGCCAGCGACGTCGAAGACAGTGGACAAGAGGGGAATTCAGAGGCGAAAGGGAAAGCTGTGAGGCATGCGGCGGAACACCTGACTGGTGATTCTGCTACGGCTCAAGTTTCTTTCAGGAGACTCGAGATACAAGAGGTTCGTGCTGATGGATTCTCTCAAATATCTCGGAGGAACGACAACAAACTGGTCGAAGATGTGAATATCTTTGAGACAAGCAGTGCCAAGGCTGATTCAGAGGAATTTTCCGGATGGCGTCAGGTACAGGATGTGCCGGTCGGTTGGTTTGTGGATGAACACAACATCAGAGTGGACAGCAGTAGCACACCAGGTGATTTATTTCCATCTCTGTATTCCACTGATTCGGCTGAAATTCATGATTTGCCTGACCTGGACGAACTGAGAGGGATGTCATCGGACTTTCTTGCTGAAAGCAAGCAAAATATGCTTGTGCCATCGAATACTTCGTTTCATCATCATAGTATCAGCGACGGACATGGTGAAGAATATTGTAACGATAGGAAGGAGTTATCAGCTCGTGGTACATATGAAATTATTGATTTCATTGACAAGCACGAAACAAGAGACCAGACACCTGACGGTTCTTTTGTTGAAGATGAGGAAACCGGACAGTTTGAATCCTCAGATGAAGGGAGTACCCAAGAAAAAGATGCAAATAGTGTACTTGAACTGGTTGTTGATAGCATAGCGACTCTGGAAGATTTTCGTGAAAAGCAAGAAGTACAAATGGTGCCCGAAGTTCTGATCACGGAGGCAAATGCAGAGCAGAGTGTTGGCGCTTCAAACGAAGGTCAGGATTCCAGCAGCGAGAAGGAAGCATCAATGGTGTCACTTCATTCTGTTTGTGAAGATGCAGCCTCCTCAGATGCTTCATCCCACCATTATTTGGTTTATGAAGATGACAAACAGGAAGAGGTTACCGAACACAGCACAGCAGAGGCACCCGATCCTGCATCTGCTGTAGTTTGCAACATCTTTGAGAACCGTCAGACACCAAGAAGAGAGGCATCTGACGGTTTTGAGAATGACGACGAAGCCAGAGAGGTGGCCTCACAGGAGAGTCTGGGAGATCAAGCTGATGAAATTAACGATGACTCTGCCTCGGAGGGGA CGCATTGTGGAGTGCCACTTCTCAGGAGGTCCCCATCACAATGGTGGAATTTATGTGGAGTCGTTGATGTGTTTGCTGGCTCAGAGGATTAA